A single window of Malus sylvestris chromosome 5, drMalSylv7.2, whole genome shotgun sequence DNA harbors:
- the LOC126624676 gene encoding uncharacterized protein LOC126624676, giving the protein MDFYGYGYHGTSFEQTYRCYPASFIEKPQIESGDKIIMPPSALDRLASLHIDYPMLFELRNESAERVSHCGVLEFIAEEGMIYMPYWMMENMLLQEGDVVRVKNATLPKGTYVKLQPHTKDFLDISNPKAILETTLRNFSCLTTGDSIMVAYNNKKYYIDIIDAKPSHAITIIETDCEVDFAPPLDYKEPERPAASGRLNKATAQVEEDPAEAEPKFNPFTGSGRRLDGKPLKYEPAPASSSGSNDKKPAVTNGNAQPSMGSSSQATSRQAQGKLVFGANASRTPKETQKEAAKETKKEQQPEAKEEPKFQPFTGKKYSLRG; this is encoded by the exons ATG GATTTTTATGGATATGGGTATCATGGGACATCGTTTGAGCAGACATATCGATGTTATCCTGCATCTTTCATTGAAAAG cCACAAATTGAAAGTGGTGATAAAA TTATAATGCCTCCCTCAGCCCTTGACCGTCTTG CATCTTTACACATTGATTATCCAATGTTGTTTGAGCTTCGAAATGAATCCGCTGAACGGGTCTCTCATTGTGGGGTGCTGGAGTTCATTGCAGAAGAAGGCATGATCTATATGCCTTATTGG ATGATGGAGAATATGCTCTTGCAAGAAGGTGATGTTGTGCGAGTGAAAAATGCAACTCTTCCGAAGGGAACATATGTtaaattacaaccccatacaaagGACTTTCTAGATATCTCAAATCCAAAAGCTAT CTTGGAGACAACGCTGAGGAATTTTTCTTGCTTAACCACTGGGGACAGTATTATGGTAGCATACAACAATAAGAAGTACTATATAGATATTATAGATGCGAAGCCTTCTCATGCAATAACTATTATTGAGACAGACTGTGAGGTAGACTTTGCACCTCCGCTTGACTATAAGGAACCTGAAAGGCCAGCCGCATCTGGCCGTCTAAATAAGGCAACTGCTCAAG TTGAAGAGGATCCTGCTGAGGCTGAACCTAAATTTAACCCTTTTACCGGATCTGGAAGACGCTTGGATGGGAAACCTTTGAAATATGAGCCAGCACCAGCTTCTTCCTCAGGGTCCAACGACAAGAAACCTGCAGTCACCAATGGAAATGCACAACCTTCTATGGGATCTAGTTCACAGGCTACCAGTCGTCAGGCTCAGGGAAAACTTGTTTTTGGAGCAAATGCCAGTCGCACTCCAAAGGAAACACAAAAG GAAGCTGCAAAAGAGACTAAGAAAGAGCAGCAGCCGGAAGCGAAAGAAGAGCCGAAGTTCCAGCCGTTTACTGGGAAAAAGTACTCGCTGAGGGGTTGA